Below is a window of Oryza brachyantha chromosome 10, ObraRS2, whole genome shotgun sequence DNA.
cgGGAACTATATTGTTATTCACATTCTTGTGTAGTAGTCTGATGTTGTCCTTCAAGATTCACTGATTGAATCACTCTCACTCATGCCTCGGTTATTCTAGGTTCTTGTGTCTGGGAAAGAAGACCCTGGGTTGGAGCTTCCTCCAGCTATGGATGCTCTGATGAGAGTTTTTAAGCGTGTCAGTGGAATAACAGATGGAGCTGCTGAGGGCACCCAGGTAGCTCCTGCACCTGGTGTATGTGCTGCCCGTTTGTTGGTTCCTGGAGCTCAGGCAATTAACCTAATTGGGAAGCAAGGTGCTTCAATTAAGGCGATCCAAGAGGGAACTGGTGCTACGATACGGGTTATATCAATAGGTAATTACTCTTGCTTCATGCATAGTATGTCAATACACCTTTGACTTTGTGCCAGTTTGATGGTTAGAATTTCTGGCAAAAGTTGACTTCTATACTAGGGCTTGCTTAGCACAAGTTTGCGATACTTGGTTTATAATGTTTTGTTTGTATGGTTTTAAGTGAGTAACAGTTATTTTGGAATCTTCCCCTGTTACTTAACCACAATTTTGGTATGTGTATTGTTTAAAGAAAGCGTGGTAGAGCACTTTGCATGTCTTCTTGCATGGAGGAATCATTTCCCCTCTACTCTTGGTCACAGTCAGTAGAAATATTGCGGGAAAAGTTTCAAATACACACATAACATCGTGTTATAGAAAACCTAAGGTTTCTCTTCTCTAGATGTTTAAAGATATTAAGGGATTAACAAGAATGTGTTGGTACCGTTTTcgttaaaagcaaatgcttgTTGATGATATTACTTAAATACCCTCAAAATTTTTCGATCGCCTGGAAATGTGACAGCAGTACATAACATCaacttataaatttatgtagATGAGCGAGAGCGACCTTTCTATGTAATTGATGACGAAAGGATAGTTGAGATCCAGGGGGAAACAGAGAAAGTCCTTAAAGCGCTTCAAGCAGTTTCTGATCATCTCCGGAAGTTTTTGGTTGACCATAGTGTACTTCCATTGTTTGAGAAGACTGTAAGCACATTTATCTCATGCTAACATTTAACCTTCTCACCAATTCTAATATATGCTGTTTCTTATTTGTTTCTCAGAATGCCACGGTACCTCAAGATCGCAGCACTGATGCTtggagtgatatatcacatccTTCAATTGTTTCTGCTCAAGTAAACCAACCACCCCCTGTGGTCGATGAATATATTCTTCCAATAAAGAGGGACCCTCTGTTTCTTGAACGGGAGCCATTGGTAGTAGAACACAATATCCATCGATCAGGTGTTTCACTTTATGGGCGGGATCCTGCCCTGTCAACGTTACGAACCTCTGGAATACATGGTGGTGCACCTGGTGGCTCTCTACTTTCACAGGTATGGGTGAGCCTCTTCATTATTTTCTGATGAGCTGTTTGCTGGAATAAGTATAATTCATGTGTTGCTTTGATTTCCCAATATATTGTTATTTCAGTCTGTTTTGCCTTTGATTATGCTCCCatcaattaatatatgtttttaaaattatctgtacaaatatttattggCTACTGACAAGAACATGTCGGACACAGATAACTCAAACAATGCAAATCCCGCTTACCTACGCTGAAGACATAATTGGAGTGAAAGGAGCAAATATTGCATTCATACGAGCTAACAGTGGCGCTGTTGTCACAATTCAAGAGAGTTTAGGGAGCCCTGATGATATAACTGTTGAAATGAAGGGGACATCATCACAAGTACAAGCTGCCTACCAGCTCATCCAGGTAATACCACgtcatatataaagtttgcattttcaagtttcaacCATAAAAATTTCTGATGCCATGTCCTACTCCCTCAGGAATCTCTGGCTGCACATAGGGACTCTGTCAGGAGCAGCTATGCAGGATTAGATCCAGTATATAGGCCAAGCTACTCACAGTATGGCAGCTCGACTTATCCGTCATCGTCATTGCCATCCTATTCCAGCATGGATGGAGGAGGTGGATATTCGTCTTCAGGTCTCGGTGGATATGGGTCATCTTACCGGTACTAGTGACAGTTAGGCGTTGAGCTGTTGCCGCCCTGTATCCATTTCTGGGTGATCCTTGTACTAAGCCAACAATAGATGTTTTGATGGCTTGTGTTCTTCTCGGCTGTAGTTCTACATGAATCTGCTTCTGATAGTGTGACAGGGCATCTAATTTATATCTCGTCGTTTATGGAAAAATGCCCCTAATATTTCATATCccctctgatttttttgttgacGGCGTTGGCttttggatttatatttgatgcttcatcttatttaattttttatccaaatatgcaaaattataaattatactttaagtttcaaatcataacaaaaagattaataattatatatatatttttgaacaagtcaaatggtcaaaagtcTGTGTTTATTATAAAACCTGGATGGAGTAGTTCagtgtccttttttttatataattatgattctccatctacaaaatttttgaagggTCCATAAAATGGACAAAAAAGAGCCGGGACAATTCTAGATGCTTCAAAAGGACCATTCCTGCCAAAACGATCTCATGTTCAAAGATAGCAAAACTAAAGTTCCATCCGGTACTGTTGTTGCAGCGATGATCTCATGTACAGAGATGGCTCCAATTTCTAATAGTATATGCTATATCATTCAGAAAAAACACTGGAAGTCTTAAAGGTACATCCAATAATATTGTCACAACGGAACTTatgaagaaaaatttaaaagcatGACCACTTCGCTGGATCTCAATCCCTTCATTATGCACAGAATATGCGATCTGTCAATAGGCTGATAGTGTTCTCTGGCATTTCGATAAATTTCGAAATTTccggtgaaatttttttttatctaacttACAAGACCAGATAATTGAGCCAGTCGTTCAAGGACCAAGCGTTCAGGACATATTTGCTATCTAAATTACATCTCCAGCACAAAATACATGTTAGATTCTAAACTGTCTGCAAAATAAAAGCCTAAAGACAGAAAAATCTTTAAGATAAATCACTTGCATATAATGCTGTCCTCTGTTAAGTTGACCAGCATGTTCCACTAGCCCATCCTGCAGTCACAACATACAAAGCATGTCAGTCGTATCCAATGGTTTTGCCAAACATAAATACGATACTTCCGAGTTTAAACCATTACAGGCTGACAGCACAGGAGTAAAAGGAAATAAGCAGTCGGAAGTGCATGAACATTACAACTTTAGGCATTTCAATTGACTACTGAACTTTCAGTCATAACAACACAACTAGAAACCTTGTATGCACTGCTGACAAAATCCCAAAGAAACCATGACCCCACAGCCAACCCTGTTCCCTCACCATGCAAATATACaacaggagagggagggaaggagagatgaaaaggaaaaacaaaagggtTCCTTCGCTCATTTGTTTTCGACAAATAACAACTCCTACCATGAATGAACATTCAGCTCTCCTGCAAAAGCATGTTGAGAgcctaataatatatattggtaCACCAGTCAATTCTATTTGACTATACCCAAATGAAACAAGAATATGTTTGCACagtacagaaaaaaaagagacaaacTTGCAGAGCAAAATAACACTGCATGGACAACTAATAACTTCACAAGAGATATGAACGATTGCAAGGGAAGTGCATACTTTCTCTTTCTACCACCCTGTCCACCCATGACATTTCTCATGTCATTCTTTGGGATATTGGTGCCAGGGGTTCCAGCAAACTGCATTGGAGACATTGCAGATGCACCAACTGCTGACATAGGTGGCAAAGATGGTGGTGCAGCAACAGGCGGAACTGCAGGTGATGGCACTGGTGCTGCTGCAGGCACAGTTGCTGGTGCAGGTGCAGGTGCGGGAGTTGGTTCAGGAGGAGGGCGGGGTAAGATGTGCTTCAGCCTATTGTTCCTATAGTTTTTCCAGAAGAAATATTGCTGCCTATGAGCAACTTCCTGTGAATAATATGATGGAAAGAGTTAGTCCGTACAATTGATGCTAATTAAGCACGATagacaaaatgaaaatatgaatgTGTGGTGCAACATGTGCAAAGCTCAATAGCTTGCAGTTTGTTTAGTTGCGTACTAAATatcattcataaataaatagagaTGCCCATTCATGAATATGTTAGAACATCCATAATAAAGACTTCCCCAATTACTAACAATCTACAGTTGAAGCAATACAATGCAAATAGGTTCTTAATAAAAGGAGGATTTGAAAGATGTTACAGAACAATGCAAGTGTGAAATTATGGTCAAAAGGGTTTCAAAGGATCACCTTGCTTGCTGGATGTGCCATTGCATTTCGGAAATTTGCATTTTGGAGGAGCTCAAGAAAGAAAAGGCAGTGCGGATACCTGCAGAATCAGCACCCACTATGAGCAAGCTATTTTGCCACAGCAAGCACCTACTTGCAGTTGTAGACAAATCTAAATTATAGGGCCACACACATTATGTATTTGATGTACTGCGGACGCTGCCAATACATGAGATACTTGAGATACCCGAGAAACGCCTCATCCTCAAAGTATCTGTTCTGTGCTAGATCTGTTTCAACATAAGAAATATTAGATATGTCATCTTAAATGCAGTACCCAATTTGGTAAtcatttaaaaagtttgactCCGTTAAAATATCATAATCATTTAGAGTAATGGGGCATAAGCAAAACATTATCCAACCATCCAAGCCTTCCTAGTGAGAATTCGCTTATGCAAGTTGCCGGCCAACACACACTCCAATTATCCATCCGGTCTGCAGTACTAACAAACTAATTACTTTAGGCAGGCTATCACACGAGCTGACCTACACAATCAAATcacacatttttcttttcttaagcCCATCAAGTCACAGACCAACAACCTAA
It encodes the following:
- the LOC102699540 gene encoding RNA-binding KH domain-containing protein PEPPER; this encodes MADPAAAAEFGEPDALPAPDAEEAEAEAEAAEVGAEEAVPAAKRWPGWPGDSVFRLVVPVLKVGSIIGRKGELIKRLVEETKARVRVLEGPVGATERIVLVSGKEDPGLELPPAMDALMRVFKRVSGITDGAAEGTQVAPAPGVCAARLLVPGAQAINLIGKQGASIKAIQEGTGATIRVISIDERERPFYVIDDERIVEIQGETEKVLKALQAVSDHLRKFLVDHSVLPLFEKTNATVPQDRSTDAWSDISHPSIVSAQVNQPPPVVDEYILPIKRDPLFLEREPLVVEHNIHRSGVSLYGRDPALSTLRTSGIHGGAPGGSLLSQITQTMQIPLTYAEDIIGVKGANIAFIRANSGAVVTIQESLGSPDDITVEMKGTSSQVQAAYQLIQESLAAHRDSVRSSYAGLDPVYRPSYSQYGSSTYPSSSLPSYSSMDGGGGYSSSGLGGYGSSYRY
- the LOC102714128 gene encoding mediator of RNA polymerase II transcription subunit 31 produces the protein MEPEARPAPDPNDARQRFLLELEFVQCLANPIYIHYLAQNRYFEDEAFLGYLKYLMYWQRPQYIKYIMYPHCLFFLELLQNANFRNAMAHPASKEVAHRQQYFFWKNYRNNRLKHILPRPPPEPTPAPAPAPATVPAAAPVPSPAVPPVAAPPSLPPMSAVGASAMSPMQFAGTPGTNIPKNDMRNVMGGQGGRKRKMG